A window from Ictalurus furcatus strain D&B chromosome 16, Billie_1.0, whole genome shotgun sequence encodes these proteins:
- the LOC128620607 gene encoding melanoma-associated antigen E1-like, with product MNYEPLSKGSVASVLVGPNEGSMASVLVSPNEGSMASVLVSPNEGSMASVLVGPNEESVASVLVSPNEGGVASVFVSPNEGSMASVLVSPNEGGMASVLVSPNKESVASVLVSPNEGGMASVFVSPNEGSMASVLVSPNEGSMASVLVSPNEGSMASVLVSPNEGSMASVLDSPNEGSVAFVLVSPNEESVASMLVSSNKGGVASVFVSPNEGGVDAVLVVPNEEGMDSVLVGPNEGSVASVHVSPNEGGMASVFVGPYEGSVACVRVSPNEGGMASVFVGPSEGGVASVLVGPNEGGMASVLFSPIAGGVASVLVSSIGGGVASVLVSPI from the coding sequence ATGAATTATGAGCCTCTTAGTAAAGgaagtgtggcctctgtgcttgttGGTCCCAATGAAGGAAGtatggcctctgtgcttgttagtcccaatgaaggaagtatggcctctgtgcttgttagtcccaatgaaggaagtatggcctctgtgcttgttGGTCCCAATGAAGAAAGTGTGGCCTCCGTGCttgtcagtcccaatgaaggaggcgtggcctctgtgtttgtcagtcccaatgaaggaagtatggcctctgtgcttgttagtcccaatgaaggaggtatggcctctgtgcttgttAGTCCCAATAAAGAAAGTGTGGCCTCCGTGCttgtcagtcccaatgaaggaggcatggcctctgtgtttgtcagtcccaatgaaggaagtatggcctctgtgcttgttAGTCCCAATGAAGGAAGTATGGCTTCTGTGCTTGTTAGTCCCAATGAAGGAAGtatggcctctgtgcttgttAGTCCCAATGAAGGAAGTATGGCATCTGTGCTTgacagtcccaatgaaggaagtgtggcctttgtgcttgtcagtcccaatgaagaaAGTGTGGCCTCCATGCTTGTCAGTTCCAATaaaggaggagtggcctctgtgtttgtcagtcccaatgaaggaggcgtggacGCTGTGCTTGTCGTTCCCAACGAAGAAGGCATGGACTCTGTGCTTGTTGGTCCCAATGAAGGAAGTGTGGCTTCTGTGCATGttagtcccaatgaaggaggcatggcctctgtgtttgtTGGTCCCTATGAAGGAAGTGTGGCCTGTGTGCGTGttagtcccaatgaaggaggcatggcctctgtgtttgttggtcccagtgaaggaggtgtggcctctgtgcttgttggtcccaatgaaggaggcatggcctctgtgctttTCAGTCCCATTGCCGGAGGCGTGGCATCTGTGCTTGTCAGTTCCattggaggaggtgtggcctctgtgcttgtcagTCCCATATAA